In Fusarium fujikuroi IMI 58289 draft genome, chromosome FFUJ_chr02, the genomic stretch TTCGGAGGAAGCGATCAATGGAGAAGCGcagcttctcttccaacGGCCGGGCTCCCCTTTCTAGGTAAAGTCGTAGTTCCACCAGCTTTGCCCTCACAGATTCGTCAAGTTCGgattcatcttcagctttATCCGAGTTTGATTTCGAGTTGCGCAACTTGAGCAGAATCAAGAAAACGAGGTTTTGTAGATATGACAGTAGAAGCTCATTCTTCACATCGAGAAGTGAAATGCCATCCTTCTGGTGCTCGATAGTCGCGAGTTTTGGTGTGACCTCGAGTGCTGATGACAGAGACTGGGTTAGCGACGTCAGTAGCGCCGGTAGTGTTGTAGGGGCTGCCATGTTGATCTATTTGCCTGAGACTTGAAATCTCTAGACAATTGGAAAGTCATGTCTTGTCGAAAAGTTTGGAGTACTTCAACTTTTTAGCGGGGCATTCTTGGCTGGTCTCCACATTCCTGCCTCGACAGCCACAAACGCCACAAATCCCCTGTTTCAGTGCGTGGCTCATTCTCCTGACTCAGCTAATATCTCCATGACAGATTACAGCAAGTGCCTTGAAGCTCCCTGTTTGATGATTTACTCTCGCAGCTGTTTCGCTGGCTTGATTCACCACACGATCCTTTATATCATTGACCGGACGATACAAGAGGCAGAAACTGAGGGAATTTCTCAGTGATTACTAGGATTTCCATTTTCCTTCCTCATCGACTCGAAATTGCGGGCCGCGCAAGTCGTCGTCAGCTGGAGCTTTGATCGACAGCTTCACATCTCGGCTTTCGCAATTCTTCTTTGTTACCCTCTATCGGTCTGCGCATGATCTAATTTTCCAATATGCATTTCCGAGACTTTGCGCCTCGTACGGCGCTCGTCAGCTCATTGTTAGCTATACCACAGCTGGCCTCTGCCTTCTATCTCCCCGGTGTAGCCCCTACTACCTACAAAGAGGGAGATAAGGTTCCGCTTTACGTGAATAGCATCAAGCCTGTCGACCGCTCCCAGGACCCGCGACTACACGCCGTTGTCTCATACGACTACTACCACCCTGCGTTCCAATTCTGCCAACCTGAAGGCGGCCCTCAATATGTATCGGAAAGTCTGGGTAGTATTCTCTTCGGAGACCGTATCATGACTTCTCCCTTTGAGCTTATCATGGGCAAGAACGAGACCTGCAAACCCCTTTGCGAAGTCAAGTATACTGAGAAATCGGTTCAATTCGTCAAAAGCCGCATCGAACAGGGATACAGTCTGGAATGGCTTGTGGACGGATTGCCAGCTGGACAGGAAGTTCTAGATCAGTTGACTGGCACCACCTTTTACAACCCCCGATTCTTGCTCGGCCAGGATGACAAGGACGACAACATTCTGTTCAATAACCACTACGAAATCGCCGTCGAGTATCATGAAGTGAACAAGGACCCCAACCAGCGCCGTGTCGTCGGTGTGGTTGTGCAGCCAAGTTCAAAGGAGTATGGCGGCAAGGCTGATTGCGCCAACCACCCGCCCATCGTTTTGTCCGGAGGCGAGCAGCATGTTACCTTCAGCTACAGCGTGATCTGGCGCAAGTCAGACACTGCCTGGGCCACTCGATGGGACAAGTACTTGCACGTGTTTGACCCCAAGATCCACTGGTTTTGGCTTATTGATACTGCTATCATTGTCGTCATTCTTGTTCTCACTGTCATGTCCATCCTGGTCCGcgctctcaagaaggatattgctCGTTATAACAGACTCGACCAGATCGACCTCGACGACTTTGGCGGTACCTCagttgttgaggatggtgttCAGGAAGACTCTGGCTGGAAGCTGGTCCATGGCGATGTCTTCCGAACCCCTTCGCGTCC encodes the following:
- a CDS encoding related to endosomal protein EMP70 produces the protein MHFRDFAPRTALVSSLLAIPQLASAFYLPGVAPTTYKEGDKVPLYVNSIKPVDRSQDPRLHAVVSYDYYHPAFQFCQPEGGPQYVSESLGSILFGDRIMTSPFELIMGKNETCKPLCEVKYTEKSVQFVKSRIEQGYSLEWLVDGLPAGQEVLDQLTGTTFYNPRFLLGQDDKDDNILFNNHYEIAVEYHEVNKDPNQRRVVGVVVQPSSKEYGGKADCANHPPIVLSGGEQHVTFSYSVIWRKSDTAWATRWDKYLHVFDPKIHWFWLIDTAIIVVILVLTVMSILVRALKKDIARYNRLDQIDLDDFGGTSVVEDGVQEDSGWKLVHGDVFRTPSRPLLLSVLAGNGVQLFCMTGCTILFALLGFLSPSNRGSLGTIMILMYTVLGFVGGYVSARTYKAWQGESWKLNIALTPTLVPGIVFSSFFLLNLFLWAKQSSGAVPFTTMLVIVAIWFIISIPLSFGGSWVGFRSPQFQPPVRTNQIPRQIPPVSTYLKPVPSVLIVGLLPFGAIFVELFFIMNSIWFSRIYYMFGFLFLCYGLMIVVCAAVTILMVYFLLCAENYNWQWRSFLAAGMSGGYIFLNCLLYLVTKVRASGLAGIVLYMGYSAIISFLFFILTGSIGYFASWWFVRKIYSSIKID